Proteins encoded within one genomic window of Gammaproteobacteria bacterium:
- the gstA gene encoding glutathione transferase GstA translates to MKLYYSPGACSLASHIALLEAGLSFEAIKVGRDKKTSDGSDFNTINPKGYVPALALDDGQVLTEGTAVLQYIADRNPSSGLAPPAGDLQRYRLLEWLGYINSEIHKNFSPFFNPAATAQMKEMAKANLQRRLSFAEQALGDRPYLLGERFTVADAYLFVILGWGQPAGVDIGQWPGLKALHARVGARPKVQAAMKAEGLVK, encoded by the coding sequence ATGAAACTCTATTACAGCCCGGGCGCCTGCTCGCTGGCCTCGCACATCGCGCTGCTCGAGGCGGGTCTTTCCTTCGAGGCGATCAAGGTCGGCCGCGACAAGAAGACTTCCGATGGCAGCGACTTCAACACCATCAACCCCAAGGGCTACGTGCCCGCCCTCGCCCTGGACGACGGCCAGGTGCTCACCGAGGGCACGGCGGTGCTGCAGTACATCGCCGACCGCAATCCGTCATCGGGCCTCGCGCCGCCCGCCGGTGACCTGCAGCGCTACCGCCTGCTGGAGTGGCTCGGCTACATCAACTCCGAGATCCACAAGAACTTCTCGCCCTTCTTCAACCCGGCCGCCACCGCGCAGATGAAGGAGATGGCGAAGGCGAACCTGCAGCGCCGGCTGTCCTTCGCCGAGCAGGCGCTGGGCGACAGGCCCTACCTCCTCGGCGAACGCTTCACCGTCGCCGACGCCTATCTCTTCGTCATCCTCGGCTGGGGCCAGCCGGCCGGTGTCGACATCGGCCAGTGGCCGGGACTCAAGGCGCTGCACGCGCGCGTCGGCGCGCGCCCGAAGGTCCAGGCGGCGATGAAGGCGGAGGGCCTGGTCAAGTAG
- a CDS encoding PEP-CTERM sorting domain-containing protein produces the protein MNNLARVLAILLPMLAFAPAPAAIYNGVEFPQGAASFADQVVNFSPGAGPAPAFLDANNALGVPDVNTTNGLACFSAPSTSNCKFTSLGNAGVLTLRFTDNVLSGSSASGSAIGVGDGFNDLYLVEVGVSEATTLDISADGNTWFNVGSISGGAGGSIGVFTYGFDIDKFGFGTTDLFSYVRITDLVTGDPETSPEGADIDAVGAIQTAVVPVPAGIWLLPAMAVVLRRARRRPSSTAQSA, from the coding sequence ATGAACAACCTCGCACGCGTGCTTGCAATCCTGTTGCCGATGCTGGCCTTTGCTCCAGCCCCGGCGGCGATCTACAACGGTGTCGAGTTCCCGCAGGGTGCCGCGTCCTTTGCGGACCAGGTGGTGAATTTCTCGCCGGGCGCGGGACCGGCGCCGGCGTTCCTCGACGCCAACAATGCCCTCGGCGTGCCCGACGTCAACACCACCAACGGTCTGGCCTGCTTCTCGGCGCCCAGCACCAGCAACTGCAAATTCACTTCGCTGGGCAATGCAGGTGTGCTGACGCTGCGCTTCACGGACAACGTCCTGTCCGGAAGCAGCGCATCGGGCAGCGCCATCGGTGTCGGCGACGGCTTCAACGACCTCTACCTGGTGGAGGTCGGCGTGTCGGAGGCGACCACGCTCGACATCAGCGCCGACGGCAACACCTGGTTCAATGTCGGCAGCATCAGCGGCGGTGCCGGCGGCAGCATCGGCGTCTTCACCTACGGCTTCGACATCGACAAGTTCGGCTTCGGCACGACCGACCTGTTCAGCTACGTGCGCATCACCGATCTGGTCACGGGTGACCCGGAGACCAGTCCGGAAGGCGCCGACATCGATGCCGTCGGCGCGATCCAGACCGCGGTGGTACCGGTGCCGGCGGGCATCTGGCTGTTGCCCGCCATGGCGGTGGTGCTGCGCCGGGCCCGGCGTCGGCCCTCGAGCACGGCGCAGTCCGCCTGA
- a CDS encoding amidohydrolase family protein, protein MHRSLLTAVAAGLCTLLPGAVAGAQGRPGGPPPAAAAPAPAVLIRHVSVWDGVADRATPGQSVLVEGHLIRRIAAQIEAPAGATVIDGGGRLLMPGIIDAHTHLALPTDQPFREDPGYVDALSLKAARIVLMHGWTSVRDLGGPSQGLARAIAEGVADGPRVYTSAAFISQTSGHGDFRELMERHPNGGGVPDAFEQRYTLLADGPAEVRRAVRESLRQGATAIKMMAGGGISSQYDPIDTTQFSLEEMRAAVESAADWGTYVAVHAYTDAAVNRALDAGVKVIEHGHLISEATLRRIKAEGAYLSSQSFGAARRFLGPGAANTERGRKGAQVIAGVDNLMGNAKKLGIPVAFGTDAFGSMRAYEAGPAEFGYRLRWFTSLEILRQATSVNAKLLALTGPRNPWQEGPLGVVREGAYADLLVVDGDPLADVRLLEDPEKNVRLIMKDGKIYKQTL, encoded by the coding sequence ATGCATCGCTCATTGCTCACCGCAGTTGCCGCCGGCCTGTGCACGCTGCTGCCCGGCGCCGTCGCCGGCGCGCAGGGTCGCCCCGGCGGGCCGCCGCCCGCGGCCGCGGCCCCTGCGCCGGCGGTGTTGATCCGCCATGTCAGCGTCTGGGATGGCGTGGCCGACCGCGCCACGCCCGGCCAGAGCGTGCTGGTGGAGGGCCACCTCATCCGACGCATCGCCGCGCAGATCGAGGCGCCGGCCGGTGCCACCGTCATCGATGGTGGCGGCCGCCTGCTGATGCCCGGCATCATCGATGCGCACACGCACCTGGCGCTGCCCACGGACCAGCCCTTCCGCGAGGATCCCGGCTATGTCGATGCGCTGTCGCTGAAGGCGGCACGCATCGTGCTGATGCACGGCTGGACCTCCGTGCGTGATCTCGGTGGTCCCTCGCAGGGCCTGGCGCGCGCCATCGCCGAGGGCGTCGCCGACGGTCCCCGGGTCTACACCTCGGCGGCGTTCATCTCGCAGACCAGCGGGCATGGGGATTTCCGCGAACTCATGGAACGCCATCCCAATGGCGGCGGCGTGCCCGACGCCTTCGAGCAGCGCTACACGCTGCTCGCCGACGGGCCGGCCGAGGTGCGCCGCGCGGTGCGCGAGTCGCTGCGCCAGGGCGCCACCGCCATCAAGATGATGGCGGGAGGCGGCATCTCCTCGCAGTACGATCCCATCGATACCACGCAGTTCAGCCTCGAGGAGATGCGCGCGGCAGTGGAATCGGCCGCGGACTGGGGCACGTACGTGGCGGTGCACGCCTACACCGACGCCGCGGTCAACCGCGCGCTCGACGCCGGCGTGAAGGTCATCGAGCACGGGCACCTGATCTCCGAGGCCACGCTGCGGCGGATCAAGGCCGAAGGTGCCTACCTCTCCTCGCAGTCCTTCGGTGCCGCGCGTCGCTTCCTTGGGCCCGGCGCGGCAAACACCGAGCGCGGCCGCAAGGGTGCGCAGGTGATCGCCGGTGTCGACAATCTCATGGGCAACGCGAAGAAGCTCGGCATCCCGGTGGCCTTCGGTACCGATGCCTTCGGTTCGATGCGTGCCTACGAAGCCGGGCCTGCCGAGTTCGGCTACCGCCTGCGCTGGTTCACCTCGCTGGAAATCCTCAGGCAGGCGACCAGCGTCAACGCGAAGCTGCTGGCGCTGACCGGGCCGCGCAATCCCTGGCAGGAGGGGCCGCTGGGCGTCGTCAGGGAGGGGGCCTACGCCGACCTGCTGGTGGTCGACGGCGACCCGCTGGCCGATGTGCGACTGCTCGAGGACCCGGAGAAAAATGTCCGGCTGATCATGAAGGACGGGAAGATATATAAACAGACGCTCTAG
- a CDS encoding rhomboid family intramembrane serine protease: MIPIRDDNPHFLTPWATWAIVGLNVLAWISVEGFGREPALSRSVCTLGLVPGELLQTIAAGTRVQLGPASWCVVTGQADWLTVFSHMFLHGSWLHIIGNMWFLWIFGNNVEDAMGHGRFVAFYLLCGLAAAGLQVLSSPDSAIPMVGASGAIGGVMGAYVMLYPRVRVEMLFWLGFYVTTFSIPALWMLGYWFLVQLIGGVGSMAGSGGGVAFWAHVGGFVAGALLVLLFRDPVLLARHPHYGWRQRADRNRR; encoded by the coding sequence TTGATCCCGATCCGCGACGACAACCCGCATTTCCTCACGCCCTGGGCCACCTGGGCCATCGTCGGCCTCAACGTGCTGGCCTGGATCTCCGTCGAGGGCTTCGGCCGCGAGCCGGCGCTGTCGCGCTCGGTGTGCACGCTGGGCCTGGTACCCGGCGAGTTGCTGCAGACGATTGCCGCGGGCACGCGCGTGCAGCTGGGTCCCGCCAGCTGGTGCGTGGTCACCGGCCAGGCGGACTGGCTGACGGTGTTCAGCCACATGTTCCTGCATGGCAGCTGGCTGCATATCATCGGCAACATGTGGTTCCTCTGGATCTTCGGCAACAACGTCGAGGACGCCATGGGCCACGGGCGCTTCGTGGCCTTCTACCTGCTATGCGGGCTGGCGGCGGCCGGCCTGCAGGTGCTGTCCAGCCCGGACTCGGCCATTCCCATGGTGGGTGCCTCGGGCGCCATCGGTGGCGTGATGGGCGCCTATGTCATGCTCTATCCGCGGGTGCGGGTGGAGATGCTGTTCTGGCTTGGCTTCTACGTGACCACCTTCAGCATTCCCGCCCTGTGGATGCTCGGCTACTGGTTCCTGGTGCAGCTGATTGGCGGCGTGGGCTCCATGGCGGGCAGCGGCGGTGGTGTCGCATTCTGGGCGCATGTCGGCGGTTTCGTCGCCGGCGCGCTGCTGGTGCTGCTGTTCCGCGACCCGGTGCTGCTTGCGCGCCACCCGCACTACGGCTGGCGCCAGCGTGCGGACAGGAACCGGCGCTGA
- a CDS encoding DsbA family oxidoreductase yields MTRPIPIQIVSDIVCPWCYIGKRRLEKALAGRPDLAVEVTWFPYQLSPDMPREGRDRAEHHASIFGAERAVQIREKMQTLGAAEGIAFDMPPGARAPNTLSAHVLMYWASRSAGIDQNLLAEKLFHAHHVRGEDIGNPVVLAGIASEVGMNAAEVLTALRDGTDEDTVRGLIGQARQAGVSGVPFFIFDGRHALSGAQPPEAIIEVLEEITRSEAAH; encoded by the coding sequence ATGACCCGGCCCATTCCCATCCAGATCGTCTCCGACATCGTCTGCCCCTGGTGCTACATCGGCAAGCGACGACTGGAGAAGGCACTGGCCGGACGCCCGGACCTCGCGGTGGAGGTCACCTGGTTCCCGTACCAGCTCAGCCCCGACATGCCGCGCGAAGGCCGCGACCGGGCCGAGCACCACGCCAGCATCTTCGGCGCCGAACGCGCCGTGCAGATCCGCGAGAAGATGCAGACGCTCGGCGCCGCCGAGGGCATCGCCTTCGACATGCCGCCGGGTGCCCGCGCGCCCAACACGCTCTCGGCCCACGTGCTGATGTACTGGGCGTCGCGCTCCGCCGGCATCGACCAGAACCTGCTGGCCGAGAAGCTCTTCCACGCGCACCATGTGCGCGGCGAGGACATCGGCAACCCGGTGGTGCTGGCCGGCATCGCCAGCGAGGTCGGCATGAATGCCGCCGAGGTGCTCACCGCACTGCGCGACGGCACCGACGAGGACACCGTGCGCGGCCTGATCGGCCAGGCGCGCCAGGCCGGGGTCAGCGGCGTACCGTTTTTCATCTTCGATGGCCGCCACGCCCTCTCCGGGGCCCAGCCCCCGGAGGCCATCATCGAGGTGCTGGAGGAGATCACCCGCAGCGAGGCGGCGCACTGA
- the msrB gene encoding peptide-methionine (R)-S-oxide reductase MsrB, producing the protein MSETFTPVSKPQAEWQRILEPARFRVLFQDGTEAPWSSPLNEVKGKGTFICAACHLPLFAADAKFDSGTGWPSFFQPIDPTRITTSTDFKLGVPRTEYHCTRCGGHQGHVFNDGPAPTGQRYCNNGVSLLFVPEGQPLPPLRD; encoded by the coding sequence ATGAGCGAAACGTTCACGCCTGTCAGCAAGCCACAGGCCGAGTGGCAACGCATCCTCGAGCCGGCCCGGTTCCGCGTGCTGTTCCAGGATGGCACCGAGGCACCCTGGTCGAGCCCGCTCAACGAGGTCAAAGGCAAGGGCACGTTCATCTGCGCCGCCTGCCACCTGCCGCTGTTCGCGGCCGATGCAAAGTTCGACAGCGGCACCGGCTGGCCCAGCTTCTTCCAGCCCATCGATCCCACCCGCATCACCACCAGCACCGATTTCAAGCTCGGCGTGCCGCGCACCGAGTACCACTGCACCCGTTGCGGCGGCCACCAGGGCCATGTGTTCAACGACGGCCCCGCGCCGACCGGCCAGCGCTACTGCAACAACGGCGTGTCGCTGCTGTTCGTGCCCGAGGGACAGCCGTTGCCGCCGCTGAGGGACTGA
- a CDS encoding YciI family protein has protein sequence MAIFLVILRDVPDNAGIRSSLLAEHMAHVGRHLGAIRLAGPWLRDADGKPGGGLLLVEATDAATVRHMVEEDPYFRAGLWEDVQVHAFRDLVNAWRDAPAGAPG, from the coding sequence ATGGCAATCTTCCTCGTCATCCTGCGCGACGTGCCGGACAACGCCGGGATCCGCAGCAGCCTGCTCGCCGAGCACATGGCGCACGTCGGCCGGCATCTGGGCGCGATCCGCCTCGCGGGCCCCTGGCTGCGCGACGCGGACGGCAAGCCCGGGGGCGGGCTGCTGCTGGTGGAGGCCACCGATGCCGCCACGGTGCGCCACATGGTCGAGGAGGATCCCTATTTCCGTGCGGGCCTGTGGGAGGACGTGCAGGTGCACGCGTTCCGTGACCTCGTCAATGCCTGGCGCGACGCCCCGGCCGGCGCGCCAGGCTGA
- the fbp gene encoding class 1 fructose-bisphosphatase — translation MGDIVTLQGHILAQQSRHPEATGTLSWILSALSISAKMIAAQVRRARLSDVLGAVGTGNVQGEQQQKLDVIANEILLRTLGGREGVAIVASEENEEPVILRSAAEGERKYCVLFDPLDGSSNLDVCGSVGTIFSILRHDRRASRAEDSLLQPGRQQVAAGYILYGPSTIFTLTIGTGVDMFVLDPAIGAFVRVEQGLRIPATAKSYSVNEGNRLAFPAGYQAYLDHAQRNGYSSRYAGAMVADVHRILLKGGVFLYPPTTKAPKGKLRLMYEANPMAMLVEQAGGKALSGPGQRILDEQPAGIHQRTAVIIGSPGEVDQVIGHL, via the coding sequence ATAGGCGATATCGTCACCCTGCAGGGCCACATCCTCGCCCAGCAGTCACGCCATCCCGAGGCGACCGGAACCCTGTCCTGGATCCTCTCGGCGTTGTCGATATCGGCGAAGATGATCGCCGCCCAGGTGCGTCGCGCCCGGCTATCCGACGTGCTCGGCGCGGTCGGCACCGGCAACGTGCAGGGTGAGCAGCAGCAGAAGCTCGATGTCATCGCCAACGAGATCCTGCTGCGCACGCTCGGCGGGCGCGAGGGCGTGGCGATCGTCGCCTCGGAGGAGAACGAGGAGCCGGTGATCCTGCGCAGCGCCGCGGAAGGCGAGCGCAAGTACTGCGTGCTCTTCGATCCGCTGGACGGCTCGTCCAACCTCGATGTCTGCGGATCGGTGGGCACCATCTTCAGCATCCTGCGCCACGACCGGCGCGCCAGCCGGGCCGAGGACTCGCTGCTGCAGCCGGGGCGGCAGCAGGTGGCGGCGGGCTACATCCTCTACGGGCCCTCGACGATATTCACGCTCACCATCGGCACGGGCGTCGACATGTTCGTGCTCGACCCCGCCATCGGTGCCTTCGTGCGTGTCGAGCAGGGCCTGCGCATTCCCGCCACCGCGAAGAGCTACTCCGTCAACGAAGGCAACCGGCTCGCCTTCCCGGCCGGCTACCAGGCCTACCTCGACCACGCGCAGCGCAACGGCTACTCCAGCCGCTACGCGGGCGCGATGGTTGCCGACGTGCACCGCATCCTGCTCAAGGGCGGCGTGTTTCTTTATCCGCCGACCACCAAGGCGCCCAAGGGAAAGCTGCGCTTGATGTACGAGGCCAATCCCATGGCCATGCTGGTGGAACAGGCGGGCGGCAAGGCGCTGAGCGGGCCCGGGCAACGCATCCTCGACGAGCAGCCTGCCGGCATCCACCAGCGCACCGCGGTGATCATCGGCAGCCCCGGCGAGGTCGACCAGGTCATCGGCCACCTCTGA
- a CDS encoding phenylacetate--CoA ligase family protein, which produces MAADDSTGPWPEFLVAKGATLRQAVEGLGTSQHLDTAALAAGQRRQLAQLLRSAARHVPWYEGAAWIRPLLAAIDSGSGEFQELWSAVPLLGKAELRDHATRLAARSLPAAQLPLGVTRTSGSVGIPVEVKTTALTRLAWDALTVREHLWRQRDFGKRLGIIRSLMRAQAVPGGSSQPDWGPPAGSLWRTGKASVIHIGFPLDEHIAWLRRFDPHYLLSYPSLVAALLDELGPGGRPPALEEVRMMSEPLDAGLEARLVNDWGVRVADVYSANEVGNIAFRCQENRLHVQSEAILVEILDDAARACAPGGMGRVVLTSLHNLAMPLIRYDIGDFARFGEPCPCGRAHPVLDRVLGRVRNLALAPDGRRFWPSALARIREVPGIRQFQYVQTAPGTIELRLVLGRALDAADEARLRDLTCSLLGHPYEVLICPVPAIPRGPTGKFEEFLSLLAAAGARPPGSADQDSAPV; this is translated from the coding sequence ATGGCCGCGGACGACAGCACCGGCCCCTGGCCCGAGTTCCTCGTCGCGAAAGGCGCGACGCTGCGCCAGGCCGTGGAAGGCCTGGGAACCTCGCAACACCTGGACACCGCCGCGCTGGCCGCCGGCCAGCGCCGGCAGCTCGCGCAGCTGCTGCGCTCGGCCGCCCGGCATGTCCCCTGGTACGAAGGCGCGGCCTGGATCCGGCCCCTGCTCGCAGCCATCGATAGCGGGAGCGGAGAATTCCAGGAACTCTGGTCTGCAGTGCCGCTGCTCGGCAAGGCCGAGCTGCGCGATCACGCCACCCGGCTCGCCGCACGCAGCCTGCCTGCCGCACAGCTGCCACTCGGCGTCACGCGGACTTCCGGCTCGGTCGGCATTCCCGTCGAGGTGAAGACCACGGCGCTGACCCGCCTCGCCTGGGACGCGCTCACCGTGCGCGAGCACCTCTGGCGCCAGCGCGACTTCGGCAAGCGCCTGGGCATCATCCGCAGCCTGATGCGGGCGCAGGCCGTGCCAGGAGGCAGCAGCCAGCCGGACTGGGGCCCGCCCGCGGGCAGCCTGTGGCGCACTGGAAAGGCCTCGGTGATCCATATCGGTTTCCCGCTGGACGAGCACATCGCCTGGCTGCGCCGCTTCGACCCGCATTACCTGCTCTCCTACCCGAGCCTGGTGGCCGCGTTGCTCGACGAACTGGGTCCGGGCGGGCGCCCGCCCGCGCTGGAAGAAGTGCGCATGATGTCCGAGCCGCTGGACGCCGGTCTCGAGGCGCGCCTCGTGAATGACTGGGGCGTGCGCGTTGCCGATGTCTACTCGGCCAACGAGGTGGGCAACATCGCCTTCCGCTGCCAGGAGAACCGCCTGCACGTGCAATCGGAAGCGATCCTGGTCGAGATACTCGACGACGCCGCGCGTGCCTGCGCCCCGGGCGGGATGGGCCGCGTGGTGCTCACTTCACTGCACAACCTCGCCATGCCGCTGATCCGCTACGACATCGGCGACTTCGCGCGATTCGGCGAGCCCTGCCCCTGCGGGCGGGCGCATCCGGTGCTCGACAGGGTGCTCGGTCGCGTGCGCAACCTCGCGCTGGCGCCCGACGGGCGACGCTTCTGGCCCTCGGCGCTGGCGAGGATCCGCGAGGTGCCCGGCATCCGCCAGTTCCAGTACGTGCAGACCGCGCCCGGCACCATCGAACTGCGGCTGGTCCTCGGGCGGGCGCTCGACGCGGCCGACGAGGCCAGGCTGCGCGACCTCACCTGCAGCCTGCTCGGCCATCCCTACGAGGTGCTCATCTGCCCGGTGCCGGCCATCCCCCGCGGGCCGACCGGGAAATTCGAGGAGTTCCTCTCGCTGCTGGCAGCGGCCGGGGCCCGCCCCCCCGGGAGCGCGGACCAGGACTCCGCTCCAGTATGA
- a CDS encoding MerR family transcriptional regulator: MLAARTYSITEMQAISGFDRRTIVYYLQQGLVPRAGRRGPNTRYSQDALLRLRFIRGFKDLQDQGRCGTVTLREIGALLAMLEPAQVGVLVERGMPMEDLAPLLERLASDTATPPAAAAPAAVAQTPPDVPASVAVQTAEVPAAPPRPAPGLLGPSGPRRSYGLADAGIRQRIGAPASSAEAPPATTSPAATTATTEAAPPSPATPSSPAATTPATAADIMAELGRLLRELELRPAMSGRRLAPGASEQWTEIPITSRVFLSVRGLSQDDAPLADAVAREMKKVLRGR; encoded by the coding sequence ATGTTGGCCGCGCGTACCTATTCCATTACCGAAATGCAGGCGATTTCGGGCTTCGACCGGCGGACCATCGTCTACTACCTGCAGCAGGGCCTCGTACCCCGCGCCGGACGGCGCGGGCCCAACACCCGCTATTCGCAGGACGCCCTGCTCCGGCTGCGCTTCATTCGCGGCTTCAAGGATCTCCAGGACCAGGGCCGCTGCGGTACCGTGACGCTGCGGGAGATCGGCGCGCTGCTCGCCATGCTCGAGCCGGCCCAAGTCGGCGTGCTGGTCGAGCGGGGCATGCCGATGGAGGATCTCGCACCGCTGCTCGAGCGTCTGGCCAGCGACACCGCCACCCCGCCGGCTGCCGCAGCCCCCGCTGCCGTGGCGCAGACGCCCCCGGACGTGCCGGCCAGCGTCGCCGTGCAGACGGCGGAAGTACCTGCGGCACCACCACGCCCCGCACCGGGCCTGCTCGGTCCCTCCGGCCCGCGCCGCAGCTACGGCCTCGCGGATGCAGGCATCCGCCAACGCATCGGCGCGCCGGCCTCCTCCGCGGAGGCGCCGCCGGCCACCACGTCTCCGGCGGCGACGACCGCGACGACGGAAGCGGCGCCGCCGTCGCCGGCCACGCCGTCTTCACCGGCAGCCACGACACCCGCCACGGCGGCCGACATCATGGCGGAGCTGGGGCGGCTGCTGCGCGAGCTCGAACTGCGCCCCGCCATGAGCGGCCGGCGCCTGGCACCGGGCGCCAGCGAGCAGTGGACGGAGATTCCCATCACCAGCCGCGTGTTCCTCTCTGTGCGCGGGCTGTCGCAGGACGATGCACCGCTGGCGGATGCCGTGGCGCGTGAAATGAAGAAGGTCCTGCGCGGGCGCTGA
- a CDS encoding LLM class flavin-dependent oxidoreductase, which produces MTEFGIVMEPSPGYTAALAAEIEAMGFDILLCPDTQCLAPDPWGQLGLASARTGRLRLGTGVTNPNTRDASVTASALATLQLESAARAVCGIGRGDSSAAHIGRRGASTAELRRYVEQLQAYLRGEVVMRNGTPSRLRWLEDAGLPAVPIDVACTGPATIRMAADVADRISFAVGSAPERIDWALATLSARLAETGRDRRSIRVGAYVNLVCDPDQGRAIELGRMISGMVAHFAGMKHSPLEHLPPRLRPVAEAMQAGYDMARHARDDGSHLGLIDDEFVDWFSICGPPAKCEARLGALLERGLDHVYLLGGSPVPAPHGARQAAMVEQTRLFAESVMPRLRAQEGS; this is translated from the coding sequence ATGACCGAGTTCGGCATCGTCATGGAGCCCTCGCCGGGCTACACCGCCGCGCTGGCCGCGGAGATCGAGGCCATGGGCTTCGACATCCTGCTCTGCCCGGACACCCAGTGCCTGGCGCCGGATCCCTGGGGCCAGCTCGGCCTGGCTTCGGCACGCACCGGGCGCCTTCGCCTCGGTACCGGCGTCACCAACCCGAACACACGCGACGCCTCGGTCACGGCCAGCGCGCTGGCCACGCTGCAACTGGAATCGGCGGCCCGCGCCGTCTGCGGCATCGGCCGCGGTGACTCCTCGGCGGCGCACATCGGCCGGCGCGGCGCCAGCACGGCGGAGCTGCGCCGCTACGTGGAGCAACTGCAGGCCTACCTGCGCGGCGAGGTGGTGATGCGCAACGGCACGCCGTCGCGGCTGCGCTGGCTGGAGGACGCCGGATTGCCGGCCGTGCCGATCGACGTGGCCTGCACCGGACCGGCCACGATCCGCATGGCGGCGGATGTCGCCGATCGCATCAGCTTCGCCGTAGGCAGCGCACCGGAGCGCATCGACTGGGCACTCGCCACTCTAAGCGCCCGGCTGGCCGAGACCGGCAGGGATCGCCGTTCCATCCGCGTCGGCGCCTACGTCAATCTCGTCTGCGATCCGGACCAGGGACGCGCCATCGAACTCGGGCGCATGATCTCGGGCATGGTCGCGCATTTCGCCGGCATGAAGCATTCGCCGCTCGAACACCTGCCGCCGCGCCTGCGACCGGTGGCCGAGGCCATGCAGGCCGGCTACGACATGGCCCGCCACGCACGCGACGACGGCAGTCACCTCGGGCTGATCGACGACGAGTTCGTCGACTGGTTCTCCATCTGCGGACCACCGGCGAAATGCGAGGCGCGCCTGGGCGCGCTGCTCGAACGCGGACTCGATCATGTCTACCTGCTCGGCGGCTCGCCGGTGCCCGCGCCACACGGCGCGCGCCAGGCGGCGATGGTGGAGCAGACACGGCTGTTTGCGGAAAGCGTGATGCCGCGTCTGCGCGCCCAGGAGGGATCATGA